The following coding sequences lie in one Panicum virgatum strain AP13 chromosome 6N, P.virgatum_v5, whole genome shotgun sequence genomic window:
- the LOC120679798 gene encoding auxin-responsive protein SAUR71-like, with protein MKEIRAMRALLDRCLSSKKASRGREPPPEGCLAVYVGAARERFVVRAECVNHRLFRALLEEAEEARGPYCYAADGPLELPCDAAAFARAVEAIEREMGVRRREGRAHGVAPDGGAGGRQTVG; from the coding sequence ATGAAAGAGATCAGAGCCATGAGGGCGCTGCTGGACCGGTGCCTGTCGTCCAAGAAGGCCAGCCGGGGCcgggagccgccgccggagggctGCCTGGCAGTGTACGTGGGCGCGGCGAGAGAGCGGTTCGTGGTCCGGGCCGAGTGCGTCAACCACCGCCTGTTCCGGGcgctgctggaggaggccgaggaggcgcGCGGGCCCTACTGCTACGCGGCGGACGGCCCGCTCGAGCTACCCTGCGACGCCGCCGCGTTCGCGCGCGCCGTGGAGGCCATCGAGCGGGAGatgggcgtgcggcggcgcgagggcagGGCACACGGCGTCGCACCGGACGGTGGAGCCGGCGGCAGGCAGACCGTGGGTTGA